Genomic DNA from Brienomyrus brachyistius isolate T26 chromosome 22, BBRACH_0.4, whole genome shotgun sequence:
GGAACCGTCACCAAACAGGCCGGAACAAAAACACTCACCAAACGTAAACAGCAGAAACACCTCCAGTGGACAAACACAATGGGGGAACCGTCACCAAACAGGCCGGAACAAAAACACTCACCAAACGTAAACAGCAGAAACACCTCCAGTGGACAAACACAATAGGGGAACCGTCACCAAAACAGGCCGGAACAAAAACACTCACCAAACGTAAACAGCAGAAACACCTCCAGTGGCCAAACACAATAGGGGAACTGTCACCAAACAGGCCGGAACAAAAACACTCACCAAACGTAAACAGCAGAAACACCTTCAGTGGACAAACACAATAGGGGAACCGTCACCAAACAGGCCGGAACAAAAACACTCACCAAACGTAAACAGCAGAAACACCTCCAGTGGACAAACACAATGGGGGAACCGTCACCAAACAGGCCGGAACAAAAACACTCACCAAACGTAAACAGCAGAAACACCTCCAGTGGACAAACACAATGGGGGAACCGTCACCAAACAGGCCGGAACAAAAACACTCACCAAACGTAAACAGCAGAAACACCTCCAGTGGGCAAACACAATTGGGGAACCGTCACCAAACAGGCCGGAACAAAAACACTCACCAAATGTAAACAGCAGAAACACCTCCAGTGGGCAAACACGACGGGGGAACCGTCACCAGGCTGGAACAAAAACACTCACCAAACGTAAACAGCAGAAACACCTCCAGTGGGCAAACACAATTGGGGAACCGTCACCAAACAGGCCGGAACAAAAACACTCACCAAATGTAAACAGCAGAAACACCTCCAGTGGGCAAACACGACGGGGGAACCGTCACCAGGCTGGAACAAAAACACtctgttgttctctttttcccccccccatttatCAGTCAGCAATTTCCCCCCAACAGCCCAAAGACACCTCCACATTTTATACTGTACCCTACTCagaactcccccaccccccccgggaTCTGAATGAACTGCCCTCAAATTCATATCttgactcccccccccatcaaaagAGAATCTCCAAAAATGCACCCATACAGCAAAACAAGGGGCTGAAACATGggctagtggggggggggggtcaggcatGGGAGATCAGCTGGGTGGTCTGTAGGTGCACTGACAATGCTGTCGTCACCTGACCCACATGGGGCCTGCGGTTTATACCACTCACTCACCCCGACAGAACTCTCAAGAGCCTTAGGAACAACAGAGAACATAAACCCTTAAAAAGCTCTAGCCGCTTACATTCAAGATCTTTGGCACTTCTTGGCATTTGACATTTCAGGGGGCTCCTTCCAGTGCATAGAGCTGGACAGCAGCCTTGCAACCCCAGCTGCAGAGAGCACCGTCATCAATGAATCAAACATCTCTTTTCTGTGGgagtaaatggtaaatggactgcatttatatagcgcttttctactcctacgggtactcaaagcactttacatttcatgcctcactttcacccatccacacactcatacacacaccggtggcggaggctgccatgcaaggtgccaacctgctcatcgggagcaatttggggttcagtgtcttgctcaaggacactttgatagggtcaggaggaaccagggctcgaacctgcaaccctccaggtGCCGAACGATAGCAcaacctcctgcgccaccatcttccccgagACTCTGCCCAGCTGCCCTGATTTGCTCCAAAAGGCCAATTGAATGTCAGCGGAACACAGACCTTTCAGTTCCATTTTTATTTGTACATGGTGACCTGTGATGTCAACAGGAGGGAAAAGGAGACGACAGTTTTACACTATCGACACGGGCTCATACGCCAGCTAGTCTGGACGCGAACAGCTAACGTCCCTGGTAGGAACATTCAGCAGAACATCATCTCAGAATGCAAGAAGGCTTCTCACCAGAAGTCAGATGCTCCTGGAGGTCTATGCATGAATTTGGTCCTTCTGAATAATTTaaaattacagtttttttttaattttaaaagtcTTTTGCACAACGGCGTGCTGCGAGTTCTTTAATTAAGGCCCTTGGTAGAAAAttgcactttaaaaaaaaaatttaaaacagGGAAACAAAAGCGGTACCACAGTCTCAATGTTTTGTTTCCGTCAGGACGATGTTGGCCGTGACGAACaccaggcaggaagcggcccaCAGCAGCACGAAGCCCACCCAGAAGGTGTGGCGGAAGGGTGAGCGGTGCTTGTTGATGGCCTCGCGGCCCAGGACCGGCTGCAGGTGGCGCCGGCTGAGCAACACCAGGCAGGCCGGGATGATGTACTGGATACCCGTGCCAGCGTAGGCACCAGTGATGCCTACCAGAGATTCCAGGTCGTGGGTGCAGAAGGCCACGATGACAGGGGGCGCCAGAGTGATGAGCGGAAAGACCACGCGGTCCACCACCCAGGGGTAGGTACCCCCCTCGCGGTGGAACAGCGTCTTCCAGTTGTTCCGCAGCGTGACGGCGATGATGGGGAAGTTGGTGCTGATGGTGAAGACAGGGAAGAGGCCCAGGAAGTAGCGCAGCGGCGCCGTCAGCTGACAGTCGTCGGTGAAGCTCAGCGTGTACATGTCACGCAGCTGCAAGCCATCGAAGCAGAAGATGGCCGTGAAGGAGAGCAGGCCGTAGAAGGCCAGGATGAGGGAGTAGTCGGCCAGCAGCATAGGACCGAGACGACGCTTGTCCGAGATGGGCGTCACCAGCGAGGGCAGCGAGTGCTGGCACATGAAGGAGTACACACAGACGCCGAAGAGGTTGGGCACGCCCGAGAGCTGGGCGGCGGGGGGGTGGCCCTCGCCGCTCCCCTTCCCGATGCGGATCAGCGCCAGGACGATCATGGTGGAGAACGCTGAAAggcacagggggggggggggcggggttagATTTGGTGGGGAGAGGGGAGCATCATACAAGCGCCAGGTCTCCATCATGAGAGATGAACCAGCATTCTGGACCACAATATTTtcaacattcaaagattaaattCTCTATGTAGCGTTTTGATGCAGGACAATCCGGCTCAATGACAAacggaaaaacaaaaaaaaaaaaaaaaaaaaaaaaaagagaaaggaaTAAATGAACAGATAAGGTGTAGgaggaaaaaaaggaaagacaCACAGCCACAGCACTGCCAGACCATCCACTGGGGATCCAGTCATCGCAGTGAATGTGCAGCTCATTAACACACAGCTGTGGGTGATCCTCTGTGACTCACAAGGTGGGCTGGGTGTTTCCCCACACACACGACTCGTGTTCCTCCTTGGCTGATTGCACCTGTGACCTTGCAGCAAACGTCTCTCCCAGGATTTGGGGGGTGGGCGTGGGGCGGCAGATGCACCTAAGTTTCTGCTGGGCTGCTTACCCAAGGtgaggtgctatataaataccCGTCAGGGCGGGTGGTGGCTCGCCGCACGCCAGCGAACAGGTCGGGGACAGCAGGTGCCGCGGCAAATCGGGGGAGACGTCGGCATAAGGTCGCGTGCGCTAACGCCATGCCACCTGCTGCCCCAACATTACCACGGTGACATTCACTTCGACCTCCAGTGCCAAGTCGGACGGTACGCGTCTAAGAAAggcgtctctctctctgccagatGAGCCCACAGATTATCTATGTTGCTTAGAAGGAATCCTGAGAAGATTCGGCCTCTTTGTCGAGAAGCACCCATTGAACCACAAACTACCACAAATCGGTTGGCTAACGTTGGCGTCCCTTTGAAGTTGGCAACAGGGGGAAACACCCATGTAGGATAGAGGGTGGTACCAAGCCTCAGTGAGCATCACGCTTGGCTCACACCAGCAGGACTCGGGGTTCGACTCCCACATCTGACATTCCCTACTGCTCTACCGTGTCctggtgctgcctgggacagatcCCAGGCTCCCCCTTAGCAGGTAAATGAATAGCAGAAATGGATCTACAATTCATAGGTGTTCTGTCACTCTGGAACCGGCTGTCCCTTTTCTTTGCTATGTAGATGACTCACCTAGTCTGAACCTCCGAAAGGTCCAACTGGTGCTAAACATGGACCACGGTACCCAGGCCCCAGGCAAGCAGGCATGAATAAATAACTGGAGCTCCGTCACACGCCCTGAAGCCTCTTAGATAAAAGCCGTGGAAGTCCCTGCTTGGTCGCCTTCGTTGAGTCCACTCCAAGAGAGCTCCTGggcatgtttttaaataaaggatACCTGGGGTTTTTCCTCAATACCATGAACGCAAAGATCGTACTTCTGATCTTGTTAACTTGCCTCCTGAGAATGCACCTGGggagcaatgaatcatgggattgctcATTTAGTTAGGATGCAACtcatgtatccttgatatttggagcGGGGGAAAAAATGTTCTCTGGTTTGGAATATTAGATGCGGGTACACAAGTACAGCCAAGTAGGCCTGCACCTATTGAGGAATGGCCCTGCACTGACCATCAGCACCCTCCACAATACTGATGTTTAAGTACCAGGACAGAATGAGTAGCTTGCGGAGGTTCTCTCTTTTCACCGCTGGTCTAATGTGAGGTTTAGAAGGTTGTGGATCACCTAAAATTAAATTCTGAGATGTTACACTCATTCCTTTTCTCAGAGGGTTTTAGTCTCTTACTCCAGATAGAAGGGCTGTTAAGACGACATTCTGAGGTCCTGAAAGAAGCATCTCAGGCAGTTTTTTTTGTCTGCTTAGCACCACAGAACGGAAGCTGAAGGTCACTGCAAGCTTCATTAGAATCCCACATCAAAGTGAAGCATGACTTATTTTTCTGGCCCTCAGACAACGGTGAACAGTGAGAGGAATTACACCCAcatcagatgttttttttttgtgtttaaccCAACAGGAGCCAATAAAGTGACAGGTGATAATTGACTTCAACCAATCAGGGACTGAGAGTATGCGAACCCTGCCCACCGAAGGTTTGGATTCTTCCAGTGTCTCAGTAGAGCACTAAGGGTTAGGTGAAGCCTGGTTTTAACAGCCATTTACACATGCAGTtgcatcagaaaaaaatgcagcaAGTTGGGGGCATGAGTCAGGgtagggggggggctgtgcttATTCATTCCTGTCCCTAAACACTAAAACTTTAGATAGAATTTGCTTTCTgtttcattaatattaatgaAGGCACCTTCCGTGCTAATTATTAAACAACTGGGCTCTGAttaacccacacagcatgacaGCAGGAAGCCTTGGAATACATGACAATttaaatgagttttttttttttttaaggctgAAACCACAAACACACGCAGTAAACAAACAGTACATTCTTGTGCCACCAAACGATCCCCCAATGGCACATCACTGTCAAAAGCGATTGGCTGGCCAGCAGGTGCCTACtcaacctgcagggggcgctcatAAAGCAAGCAGTGCTGAACCGAATGTCTGCATACCCTCGTCGGCAGCGCTTATGGCCCGTGAAGCTGTCTGGACTCATACTGGGACTTAACCCATCATTTCATCTCCTCCTTCTACCTTCCCCCTTGTCATTTTGCACGGCTGGGTCACCTAACAcctggcaggggacaccctggacagaatgTTCGGGGCCTGCTGCTTCATAGGATAGGCTCATCTAggtgagcagggggggggggacagctgtTCTACatacttcaaaaaaaaaaaaaaaaaaaacgcaaaagGAGAACATAAAACAACAACGGCCCCCCAGAGTCAAAGAGATACGGAGAACGAAAGCAAAGAGGAACAGAACAAGGAGACAAAAAGGGGCAAGGATTCCACCTCTGATACGATTGAGGTCAGCCCtctctcaaaggtacaacagcatcacCCCACCTACGATGTGAACGGGCCCTCATCCTTAGCCGGTATTCTAACAGGTGTCTAAGGCAGTCTGTGCACTTCAGGCAGAAATGCTTAAGGCATCGCAGAACAGACACGATGTGGATCCGTCTCGGACAAGAACACGGCCCACGTGGAGTTTGCACGGGGAGAGTGGCAGGGTCTGGGTGGAGGCGTCCCCTCCCTCTCTACCCCCCGCGGACCGTAAGCAGTCATTAGCTACGCTAATGAGAGACAGCCGCCATGACCGCCAGACAGAGTCCAGCCCCGACAAATCCATCCCCCGCTCTGTCTTCAATCACGGCACTTATCAGCCTGACAGCAGCGATGCGTCATTTCGATGCTGCGAAATGGAAAGGAAATGGATCTCCTCCGGCCTCCGGGAGCGGGAACGAGGCTCGCCGGCTCAGACGCTTCGGACAGGCTGAATAATGGCTTGGGGCTGaggtgtctgcccccccccccccacattccccAAGATGTGTGGTAAGGGACAGAGACATAGACAGGGGTGATCACACCTGGGAGGGGCGGGTGATACAGACGGGGGAGGAGCTTACCGATCCACCTCATGAGGGAGGTGAGAAGCTGCAGGTACTTGGTCTTCTGAGCATTGAAGAATGCAAAGGGGCCCAGTAGAAGGGTAAAGACAGCCTGGGGGGGTagcgaaagagagagagattcaACTGGACGCCCGATCAGATTGAGCCACACACAGAACAAGCCGGTCAGCGCTCCCACATGATGTGTAAACTTTTGACTGATGTGCAGCtatcgtgggggggtgggggaggcgaACACAATGGGAGGAATGTAGCGTGCTGAGAAACCAGTCATCATTCACGGCGCGACATCACAAGGCCGCGGCGCGGGCCACTGGGCGAGCTGTGCATCTCTGCGGGGGACGAAAGCAGcgggatgagaaacaggacagAGATTCCCCGAGCAGCCGCGCGGCGTCCATTAGGCCTTGGGTTGTGGGCTATAAACAGAAAGCTGTCGATACGTCTCCATTTACCACGATCCCCTCGGCCGgccggggctggggggggtatATCACCAATTGAGAGCCGGCTTTCACAGTGCTCGTACTCTCAGTCACGCCGCCCAGAGCCTGAAGAAGCTGAACCAGTATGAAAATCAATAAATGAAATTTACCCATTTACccaccggggtggggggggggggcacgaggcacaatcagggaatggAGGCTGTTTATCTCAGGGATGATAAATTCACACTGACAGGGGCGGGGTGACTCTGCTGTCCGGACCACAGCACGCGGCCGGTCTGCGGTTGGGCCTGTATCCACTGTgcgtcacacacagacacgtcaCTAAAACATTTCCCCAGGTTTCATACCTGTGGACTCAGTGACCCAGGACATCCTATGTGCACAGCTGTCGGAAGGTGGGATTTCTGCAGCAGGCCAGAGATTGGTCAGCCTCAGTCACTGGGAAGTATGGCAGGACTGCTAGGTAACAGAGGCTGTCCTCCTACACGTGTGGTTTGATCTGAGGTACTTCTCCCTAATATGCAGCAGGTCAGTGTGGTACCAACCACTCTGTAAATCAAGTTGTGCAAGAGGACGTCTGCTTGGTGAACACAGGCACCTGTGtcaaatggggggtggggggggggggggggtgggggggggtgggggggggagtattaAGAGATTAGGGCGTTAAAAGGTGCGGTGGTCTCAGGTCAGGGTACCAATTTGGAACCCGGTGGGGTACATTCCTCAGATCTTATGGACTCGAAAGGAGCCAGACTGAGAATGATCAGACTTGAGAcagaaggaagaaaaaaaaatgtagaatTTATCAAACTGAATAAATGCAGAGTGGCAACACACCCGACTGTCTCCATAGAACAAGCAGACAATTGGAGAGAGAGCAGCCCGACAGTCCAGTCAAACTACTGTCTTTATCCCCCAGAACCAGACACCCAGCCTGccactgacacccccccccccggcataaAATTTGTGGTGAACAACTGTATGACGTCTTTTTAAAAACCGTGTGGTACGCAGAATAAGCAGGAGATGAAAGGCCATCGATTAAAGCTCATCAGACCCTCTGTAATCTATGCAAACACGCCACAGGGGGCAAGGATTTATAGTCATCCTAACCCCACCCCCCTTTTGGGGCCATATGTCATCCTGCGACTCCTGGTGAGGTAAGAGGAAACCCCGCATACCTACCAAACACACCCTGTTTAGTGAGACTGCCAAGGGCTGCAGCATCCGCGAGGCCTAAGAGTACGGGGCCGCCGTCTGCTCGTTTTAACCTTCAATTCCACCCCctacagtcactcacacaccccccccccccccattgggtATCGATCTTTGCAGCGGGGGTGTTAAGTGAAAGGTTTCGAAGAATGCAAGGTCACAAGCAGAGAAACAGAGACGCAGAACCACAGCACCTTTCCGCTCCTGCTGCCTGGCAGGCATCTGCGTGCCACGACCGGATTGGCTCTCGGCTCCCGCCAGGCACGAAGCCAGGGTGCGAGGCGGGGCTTGCTCAGAGCAGCCAATGTCAGTCACCTAACCGATTTAGGAGACCCCGCTGTTCCGAATCCGCATCGAGCTGCATATCCAGACGTTCGTTCACCGAAGTTACCGGTGTGAATTATACACAGACGTCCCCTACTGTCTTCACAGACCGGCCCATCTGCCTGGCAGGTACTTTACCCCTTGCAGACATCCGGCTACTACATTTGTGGCCAGGTTACCTTGCTAATCTGAAGTAGGGCTGCATgatttggggaaaatatctaATCATGATTTTTCCGACAGACATTGCGATTACGATTTGATTTGCGATAAAATTTTTTATGCCAAGCTTCAGTTCAATATTCAGTGTGTAGTAATTTTAAAGCATATGACGCAGCATCGTCAGTATTAACTGGTCTGTATTCTAATGCAGGGATGAGAATTTAAGGATGTGGTGTGACAAGTTTTACATTATTTACGAAGACAAttgcagcaaaaagaaaaagagatcTTGCAGGTAACGCTGATTACCCCCTAATGACACTAGAACCGCCTTTTCCCAGCCAGTGAACAAGCAAGAACTACTTCGGGGTGTGCAGCCCTTTCGTTTGCGTAAATGTGTTATTAGTGTGAATAACAGCGGCTAACAAAAAGCCGTAATGTTCATAACAGAGTGGCTGTTCTGTCCGCAAGGCTGGAAATGTTTGAACGTAGTATGCATTCTACAAAATGTTGAATAAATAGAAGTCGTTTATTGTTGATTTGATGTTGGTTGAAGTGTCTGCTTTTCAACAACTGTATATCGTTATTTTCTATACAAATCAattcaggtgaaacaaaaaacaTGTCAGTGTTCAGGGTTGTAAACTTTCagactcatgcaagaaatcttatggcaaatctattgcctatttacaaaaagaaaaaggtaCGATACGCTGAAGTACATCGTAGCTGGTGTTTAAAAGGAGCTCGCCGGTTCTATTAATGATAGGACCTTTCTGAAACAATCTCGGACCAGGAAATAGGAAAACAATTCACTTATAGTTCAGTAGCGGAATCAGTATTTTCCTGCACCgcaaatgtaacattttcttTGGGTTTCACATTTGCTATTTGTGGGCCTATATGCCTTCTTGGGGCACTGATTGGTGAGCATGACTGGCACGCAAGAAGCACGTTGCTTGTGATTGGTGAGAATGACACACAGGGAGCATGGCATAAATTTGCAAAACTATTCTCACTGCAGTTTTAAACCCTGGGTCTGACGTACTGTATAATGTATATCCTAAATCACAGCCTTTGCGACTTGCTAATCGCGTTGTTTCAAATCGTAATTTCGATTTGAAATCGATAAATCGTCCAGCGCTAATCTGAGGTGTGGAAGTCCATCTCCGTCAacagcagaaacacacacacacacacacacacacacacacacacacacacacacacacacacacacacacacacacacacacacacacacacacaaacacaaacacaaacacaaacacactcccACAACCCCTGAGCCCATCTCTCAGCTGGGGCCAAGACATCATCCACCACCCCACCAGCACAAACAGCCATAAAGCCTAATTAATCATAATTAACACCATAACGGGGATTAGTGGACCTTAAATGCCCTCTCCCCCCCACTCCTTGCGGAGTCTTTACCCGGCCATGGTGCGAATGGGACGGGGTTCGCTGATGTTCCCGACCTGGACTCGAGGTGGACTTTCCAAAACCTTTCCGACAGATGATTTGGCCCGGTCTCCGATAGGGCCTAAACGCAGTGTGTAGGAGCTCGTTAACCCTGCAGTGGAGCAGCCTGGAGATCTGACACGGGGGAGAAGCTGTCCATCACCTACAGGCTTCGCAGAGGGAAACGCTAATACGCACGAGGCACAAACAGACGGGAATACCACACACCCCGATCCACACATCCAGTTTCCTAACCCCTtacaattatttatatataaatatattttcctGTTTATGCTGCTGGCAGCATGTGTTAGcatctctgtgttttgtgttccttTGCTGCTGAATTTCCCCTTGCGATAAATGAACTTACGGACTGACCTACCAGCCACTGCACAATGACAtgaagcctggagcctatcccagtaaGCAGGGGGCACCCGGGATGAGATACCAGCCCAGAGCCAGAAAGGGGATTCAAACCACCAACTTTAGGTGTATCCCTATAGCGCAGGAACTAAGCCAGACACGACACACACCATTGTTCCGTAAATCCATGATGTTTAAGCACATGAAGCCTCATCAAATCTGCTCCAGCTGATATTAAATCAGGTCATACGGGCCCGATAACACAGGaagacggtgggggggggggggggggtgtcacaggaCACCCCAATGGCTGAGATGAGATCTGGTGCAGTCAGTGGGGTGCGGATGTCCGCCGTGTGCCGGCAGGTCATCAGACAGCCTGGACACACACAGCGCTACATCAGGGCCCACGTCAGGAGCAGCTGTTTATCAAAAGCAAATTACATGGCTTAGGATTTTCACACGGTGTGTGGATATTAAGCTGGGGTTGGCGGGGGGTGAGACCCATGCAAacagagaaccccccccccccaaacctcggGAGGCCCATTATAAACCTCACTTTCTGCTCATCTCGGCTTCCCGCCTGACTCACGGTGCCGACTTTTTGGAGCAAGGGGGAGGCACAAGATAAAAAATTTACAACAACCTTCGAGGGGGGCAGAGACAAAGAGAAGGAGGGAATGAGAAGCCGCAGCCTCTCATAAACACGGAGCCCGATGGGATGCCACAGAAACGGACTGGAAATAGATCTCTGacaaagcccccaccccccgcccatgACAAGGCTCAGAGGATGAGGTTGAGCAAagccctcctggggggggggagcagggtaAAGGGAGACAAACAGTCCCCATTTAGCAGAACCTTGGGACAACCAATCAGGATGAACTCACATCCCACAGACACACGCGCTAAAACCCACCTGACGACAGGAGCGTGAcctggaggggggcgggggccatatcacagccacacacacacacacacacacacacacacacacaaacacagaggagGAGAGAGCCTCATTACCAAAATACAGCAACCGGAAAAGAGAACAGGATAACCGTGAACgtatgcgtgtgtct
This window encodes:
- the tmem104 gene encoding transmembrane protein 104 isoform X2; amino-acid sequence: MAGGITETGEPYSPYVGMVYMFNLIVGTGALTMPKAFATAGWVVSLTLICFLAFMSYMTTTFVIEAMASANAHLRWKRREQEEITDSDSTSDCSDDDVMVRGRSEPQETRPILSVQRSTSVDQFDILERVEMGQMASMFFNKVGVNMFYICIIVYLYGDLAIYAAAVPISLMEVACGNLSCSTGIVQHNDTEACWGPVRREDAYRVFLAVFTLLLGPFAFFNAQKTKYLQLLTSLMRWIAFSTMIVLALIRIGKGSGEGHPPAAQLSGVPNLFGVCVYSFMCQHSLPSLVTPISDKRRLGPMLLADYSLILAFYGLLSFTAIFCFDGLQLRDMYTLSFTDDCQLTAPLRYFLGLFPVFTISTNFPIIAVTLRNNWKTLFHREGGTYPWVVDRVVFPLITLAPPVIVAFCTHDLESLVGITGAYAGTGIQYIIPACLVLLSRRHLQPVLGREAINKHRSPFRHTFWVGFVLLWAASCLVFVTANIVLTETKH
- the tmem104 gene encoding transmembrane protein 104 isoform X1, producing MAGGITETGEPYSPYVGMVYMFNLIVGTGALTMPKAFATAGWVVSLTLICFLAFMSYMTTTFVIEAMASANAHLRWKRREQEEITDSDSTSDCSDDDVMVRGRSEPQETRPILSVREYKQRSTSVDQFDILERVEMGQMASMFFNKVGVNMFYICIIVYLYGDLAIYAAAVPISLMEVACGNLSCSTGIVQHNDTEACWGPVRREDAYRVFLAVFTLLLGPFAFFNAQKTKYLQLLTSLMRWIAFSTMIVLALIRIGKGSGEGHPPAAQLSGVPNLFGVCVYSFMCQHSLPSLVTPISDKRRLGPMLLADYSLILAFYGLLSFTAIFCFDGLQLRDMYTLSFTDDCQLTAPLRYFLGLFPVFTISTNFPIIAVTLRNNWKTLFHREGGTYPWVVDRVVFPLITLAPPVIVAFCTHDLESLVGITGAYAGTGIQYIIPACLVLLSRRHLQPVLGREAINKHRSPFRHTFWVGFVLLWAASCLVFVTANIVLTETKH